The Methanosarcina acetivorans C2A genome includes the window TCAGGAGACCCTGAAAATGTTCCTTTTTTCTGGAAACCCTACAATTACCTGAAAGAATTTCATGTTCACAAACCTTCTCATAATCAACATAGACCTCGAATATTCCTTCAAAAATCTGAAGCTCTGCAGTTCTTCCTGCAAACCTGTAAGGAACAGAATACTTATTTCCAAGGAACGAAATATAACAGTCTCTGGAGACCTTTCTGGTCTCCTTATGGACAACTTTGTAAGGAGGAACCTGATCCAGAGGGATCAGTTTCTCCTCCTTAAAACGTTCAAGGGGGATTTGATAGGTTGTTCCGTGGACAGTTGAATTTACCCTTTCCAACCACCTGTGAACTTGGCCGTTCAGGTCTTCGAGAGAGGTAAATCGTCTTCCAAGGAAGAAATCCCTCTTGACATAGCCTACCGTTTTTTCAATTTTACCTTTTGTCTGAGGCCTGTAAGGCCTGCATAACCGTGGAATAAAACCAAAGCATTTGAAGAAATCCTCAAACTGTGAGTTCCATTCAGAATCTGATGATTTTAAGGCTCTTTTGATAACAACCTGTTTCATGTTATCATAGAGAATCTCCTGTGTAAATCCTCCAAAGTACTCAAAGGCGTTCAGATGACACTGGATAAGAGTGGAAGTGTCTATGCCCAGTGTAAATTCAACATATTTCATCCTGGAATATCCAAGAATCATGTTGAAGCAAAAGAGTTTCTTTATCTTTCCATCAACCTCAACTGTTCCCATCTCTGCCCAGTCAACCTGAGCCTGTACACCTGGTTTTGTTTCATAGCGGAGTACAGCAGGGACTCCCTGCTGAGGTCGGACTTTTCTTACAAAGTCCTTGACGATGGTCATTCCTCCATCAAAACCCATTTCTTTGATTTCCCGATAGAGCCGAGCAGCAGTGTAGGAGCCTTCTTCAAGCTTTTTAAGTATATAAGGTTTATATGGATCAAGCTTGCTCTTTCTTCCGGGACGTTTCTGGGGTTCAGGTAAGGTTTTCAGCAGGAGATATTTCCTCACAGTTTTCCTGTCAAAACCGGTTTGTCTGGCGATTTCACTAATGCTCAAGTTTTGTGAACTTAAATCTCGAATCAAGAATAAATCCTCCTTTTTCAGCATGATTCACAATCCTCGAACTTTTCTCAAGGATTGAGAATTGGGGAATTTTAATCCGCCGAAAATGGGGAATTCTTAACCGCCGTTGACACCGGATTGATACACAAGCAGTTGTAAGCCACTAGTT containing:
- the istA gene encoding IS21-like element ISMac9 family transposase, which produces MLKKEDLFLIRDLSSQNLSISEIARQTGFDRKTVRKYLLLKTLPEPQKRPGRKSKLDPYKPYILKKLEEGSYTAARLYREIKEMGFDGGMTIVKDFVRKVRPQQGVPAVLRYETKPGVQAQVDWAEMGTVEVDGKIKKLFCFNMILGYSRMKYVEFTLGIDTSTLIQCHLNAFEYFGGFTQEILYDNMKQVVIKRALKSSDSEWNSQFEDFFKCFGFIPRLCRPYRPQTKGKIEKTVGYVKRDFFLGRRFTSLEDLNGQVHRWLERVNSTVHGTTYQIPLERFKEEKLIPLDQVPPYKVVHKETRKVSRDCYISFLGNKYSVPYRFAGRTAELQIFEGIFEVYVDYEKVCEHEILSGNCRVSRKKEHFQGLLSEILKENSKCKKELQIPLKFSGPEVEKRSLDIYETFSDGDFE